The Falco naumanni isolate bFalNau1 chromosome 1, bFalNau1.pat, whole genome shotgun sequence genome window below encodes:
- the EMC6 gene encoding ER membrane protein complex subunit 6 codes for MAAVVAKREGPQFISEAAVRGNAAILDYCRTSVSALSGATAGILGLTGLHGFIFYFLASVLLSVLLVLKAGRRWNKYFKSRRPLFTGGLIGGLFTYVLFWTFLYGMVHVY; via the coding sequence ATGGCCGCCGTGGTGGCCAAGCGCGAGGGGCCGCAGTTCATCAGCGAGGCGGCGGTGCGGGGGAACGCCGCCATCCTGGACTACTGCAGGACGTCGGTCTCGGCCCTGTCGGGCGCCACGGCGGGGATCCTCGGCCTGACGGGCCTTCATGGCTTCATCTTCTACTTCCTGGCATCCGTCCTCCTCTCCGTGCTCCTGGTGCTGAAAGCCGGCCGGCGGTGGAACAAGTACTTTAAATCCCGACGGCCGCTTTTCACGGGGGGGCTTATAGGGGGGCTCTTCACCTACGTCCTGTTCTGGACTTTCCTGTACGGCATGGTTCACGTCTACTAA
- the TAX1BP3 gene encoding tax1-binding protein 3, with the protein MSYVPGQPVTAVVQRIEIHKLRQGDNLILGFSIGGGIDQDPTQNPFSEDKTDKGIYVTRVTEGGPAEVAGLQIGDKIMQVNGWDMTMVTHDQARKRLTKRNEEVVRLLVTRQSLQKAVQQSMMS; encoded by the exons ATGTCGTACGTGCCGGGGCAGCCGGTCACCGCCGTGGTG caaagaatTGAAATACACAAGCTTCGACAAGGTGACAATTTGATTCTGGGATTCAGCATCGGAGGCGGCATTGATCAGGATCCAACTCAGAACCCTTTCTCTGAAGACAAGACCGACAAG ggtaTCTATGTCACAAGGGTGACGGAAGGAGGCCCAGCAGAAGTTGCAGGACTGCAGATTGGAGACAAAATCATGCAG GTGAACGGCTGGGATATGACAATGGTGACCCATGACCAAGCTAGGAAGAGGCTGAcaaaaaggaatgaagaagTGGTACGGTTGCTGGTGACCCGGCAATCTCTGCAGAAGGCTGTGCAACAATCCATGATGTCCTAA